The proteins below are encoded in one region of Lactuca sativa cultivar Salinas chromosome 3, Lsat_Salinas_v11, whole genome shotgun sequence:
- the LOC111879831 gene encoding ubiquitin-conjugating enzyme E2-23 kDa, with the protein MSSPSKRKDMDVMKLMMSDYAVEPVNDSINEINVEFHGPKESLYEGGVWKVRVELPDAYPYKSPSIGFLNRIFHPNVDELSGSVCLDVINQSWSPMFDLLNVFEVFLPQLLLYPNPSDPLNGDAASLMIKDKEQYEKKVKEYCELYAKKENINGNTLGDESDEDESNEDISDGRSESSEEDVAGNADP; encoded by the exons ATGTCGTCTCCAAGCAAAAGAAAAGATATGGATGTCATGAAACT gaTGATGAGTGACTATGCTGTGGAGCCAGTAAATGATTCCATCAATGAAATCAATGTGGAATTCCATGGTCCAAAAGAAA GTTTATATGAAGGTGGTGTTTGGAAAGTGCGTGTGGAGCTTCCAGATGCTTATCCATACAAATCTCCTTCTATTGGTTTCTTAAACAGGATTTTTCACCCAAATGTTGATGAACT GTCTGGATCTGTCTGCTTGGATGTCATCAACCAATCTTGGAGTCCAATGTTTG ATCTTTTAAATGTATTTGAGGTTTTTCTCCCCCAACTTTTGCTATACCCAAATCCTTCAGACCCACTAAATGGTGATGCAGCATCATTGATGATAAAGGACAAGGAGCAATATGAGAAGAAAGTCAAAG AATATTGTGAGCTATATGCAAAAAAGGAGAATATCAATGGCAACACACTTGGAGATGAAAGTGATGAAGATGAAAGCAATGAAGATATCAGTGATGGAAGAAGTGAATCAAGTGAAGAAGATGTTGCTGGAAATGCAGACCCgtaa
- the LOC111879829 gene encoding probable inactive receptor kinase At2g26730, producing the protein MLLAKMNPIPNWVFVLSLFLLLNGMGSVEIDAIDALVGFFESLSGNSSIPIPVSGWNLTSDPCEAKWTGITCHDQILSVKSIAFDSFNLSGTFNPSFICNITSLALSIAIISIKNNNLHGDDFDTIANCKELTHLYISGNQFVGNLPETLSQLNNLKRLEISDNGFSGDLPNLPRISGLIEILAQNNQFSGPIPEFDFSNLASFNVSNNNFSGPVPPGGDRFTPSSYLGNLGLCGDPLPNKCEVPGPTSPHAAQTSDNSKKNGSNSTEILMYSGYALIGLAILLLIMLKICKKGKNKKEELVEEGDDDNYRSKDENALESIEFKSITMSKSEVFGGNSIESGPVSSSLIVLTSPEVNGLKFEELLKAPAELLGRGKHGSVYKVKCEEEGMTLAVKRIKDWLLPSDEFKLRMKRLNHVKHPNVLPVVAFYCSRQEKLMVYEYQPNGSLFKLLHGMPMGQTFDWSSRLGVASTIADALSFMHDELHPDNIPHGNLKSSNILFNNNMEACISEYGLMSLNNFNNSPIPNNNTLQLDQIDGFRGDIYAFGVILLELLTGKMPMVENNGMDLATWVVSVVKEEWTVEVFDRALIREGASEERMVNLLQVAIKCVDKSPESRLSINQVAGMINNIKEDDERSIDVSESPFDARK; encoded by the exons ATGTTGTTAGCCAAAATGAACCCGATTCCTAATTGGGTATTTGTTCTTTCGTTGTTCTTGCTTCTTAACGGAATGGGATCGGTTGAAATCGATGCTATTGATGCGTTAGTCGGGTTTTTCGAAAGTCTTTCCGGGAACTCTTCGATTCCGATTCCGGTCTCCGGTTGGAATCTCACTTCCGATCCTTGTGAAGCTAAGTGGACCGGAATCACTTGCCATGATCAAATATTGTCCGTTAAGTCAATCGCTTTTGATAGTTTCAATCTCTCGGGAACTTTTAACCCGAGTTTTATATGCAATATTACATCTCTTGCCCTTTCTATCGCTATCATTAGCATCAAAAACAATAATCTACACGGGGACGATTTCGACACGATTGCTAATTGCAAGGAACTTACTCACTTATACATAAGTGGAAACCAATTCGTGGGTAACCTTCCGgaaactctttcccaattgaacaATCTCAAAAGACTCGAGATTTCAGATAATGGGTTCTCGGGGGATTTACCGAATTTGCCCCGAATATCGGGCTTAATCGAGATTTTAGCCCAAAACAATCAATTCTCGGGGCCCATACCCGAATTTGATTTCTCAAATCTAGCATCTTTTAATGTATCCAATAATAATTTTTCGGGCCCGGTCCCACCAGGGGGTGACCGTTTTACCCCCTCTAGCTACCTTGGGAATCTTGGATTATGTGGCGACCCGTTACCAAACAAATGTGAAGTCCCGGGACCCACAAGCCCACATGCGGCCCAAACCTCGGATAACTCAAAAAAGAACGGGTCAAATTCGACTGAAATCTTGATGTACTCGGGCTATGCTCTCATTGGCTTAGCCATTTTGCTCTTGATTATGCTCAAGATATGTAAAAAGGGAAAAAACAAGAAAGAAGAGTTGGTGGAAGAAGGTGATGATGATAACTATCGAtcaaaagacgaaaatgcccttgaATCTATCGAATTCAAAAGCATTACAATGAGTAAATCCGAGGTTTTTGGTGGGAATTCGATCGAGAGTGGGCCtgtttcttcttctttgattGTTCTCACGAGCCCGGAAGTTAACGGGTTGAAATTTGAAGAACTTTTGAAGGCACCCGCGGAGTTGTTGGGGAGAGGGAAACATGGGAGTGTTTATAAGGTGAaatgtgaagaagaaggaatgaCTCTTGCGGTCAAAAGGATTAAAGATTGGTTGTTACCTTCGGACGAATTTAAGTTAAGAATGAAAAGATTGAATCATGTGAAGCATCCGAATGTATTGCCGGTTGTTGCATTTTATTGTTCGCGACAAGAGAAGCTTATGGTTTATGAGTATCAACCTAATGGAAGTCTCTTTAAGCTCCTTCATG GAATGCCAATGGGTCAAACATTCGACTGGAGCAGCAGGCTCGGAGTTGCATCCACCATAGCCGACGCTTTATCATTCATGCACGATGAGCTTCATCCAGACAACATCCCTCACGGAAACCTAAAATCCTCAAACATTCTCTTCAACAACAACATGGAAGCTTGCATCAGCGAATATGGTCTAATGTCACtcaacaatttcaacaattcccCAATCCCCAACAACAACACCTTGCAACTCGATCAAATCGATGGATTCAGAGGCGATATTTATGCATTTGGGGTTATTCTTCTTGAGCTTTTAACCGGAAAGATGCCGATGGTGGAAAACAACGGGATGGATCTCGCGACGTGGGTGGTTTCGGTGGTCAAAGAAGAATGGACGGTGGAGGTGTTTGATCGAGCACTGATTCGGGAAGGCGCGAGTGAAGAAAGGATGGTGAATTTGTTGCAGGTTGCAATCAAATGCGTTGACAAATCGCCGGAGTCGAGGCTGAGTATTAATCAAGTTGCAGGTATGATTAATAACATCAAGGAAGATGATGAAAGATCGATTGATGTTTCAGAGTCTCCCTTTGATGCAAGGAAATAA